One window of the Allorhizobium ampelinum S4 genome contains the following:
- a CDS encoding helicase HerA-like C-terminal domain-containing protein, which produces MLEDGKLFLGASRKPDDAFNAPEYLDLKLANRHGLITGATGTGKTVTLQILAEGFASAGVPVFCADIKGDLSGIAAPGEAKDFLIKRAEEIGLSPYPFEEFPVTFWDLYGEKGHRVRTTIAEMGPLLLARLMEASEAQEGVLNIAFKIADEGGLALLDLKDLQALLSYMAENSSELSGRFGLISKSSVGSLQRALLLLESQGADQFFGEPALSIQDIMRVAPDGRGTISVLAADRLMMNPRLYATFLLWLLSELFEELPEVGDMAQPKLVFFFDEAHLLFRDAPKVLVERVEQVVRLIRSKGVGVYFVTQNPLDVPETILAQLGNRVQHALRAYTPREQKAVKTAAETFRPNPAFSCEEAITALGTGEALVSTLQGKGVPSMVERTLIRPPSARIGPLTDNERTAIIGASPMANLYDRTIDRHSAFEILAERAEKATGRSGADGRTDDGAEGTSAASRWKLPGFGDEAPEQKTTTTRQAPDRTAPPGRQRQTVIEAAMKSAARSLASQVANQLGRALVRGILGSLKR; this is translated from the coding sequence ATGCTTGAAGATGGAAAATTGTTTCTCGGTGCCAGCCGCAAGCCGGATGATGCGTTCAACGCACCGGAATATCTGGATCTGAAACTTGCCAACCGCCACGGCCTCATCACCGGCGCCACCGGCACCGGCAAGACCGTGACGCTGCAAATCCTGGCCGAAGGGTTCGCCAGTGCGGGTGTTCCGGTGTTCTGCGCCGACATCAAGGGCGATCTGTCGGGCATCGCCGCGCCGGGGGAGGCCAAGGATTTCCTGATCAAGCGCGCTGAGGAGATCGGGCTTTCGCCCTATCCCTTCGAGGAATTTCCGGTCACCTTCTGGGATCTCTACGGCGAAAAGGGCCATAGGGTCCGCACAACCATCGCCGAAATGGGACCGCTTCTGCTGGCCCGGCTGATGGAGGCCTCGGAAGCCCAGGAAGGTGTGCTGAACATTGCCTTCAAAATCGCCGATGAGGGTGGACTGGCGCTGCTGGACCTCAAGGATCTGCAGGCGCTGCTGAGCTATATGGCGGAAAATTCCAGTGAATTATCGGGTCGGTTCGGGCTGATCTCCAAATCCTCGGTTGGCTCGCTGCAACGGGCGCTGCTGCTACTGGAAAGCCAGGGTGCCGACCAGTTTTTCGGTGAACCGGCGCTGTCCATCCAGGATATCATGCGGGTTGCGCCGGATGGGCGAGGGACGATTTCGGTGCTGGCCGCCGACCGACTGATGATGAACCCACGGCTTTATGCCACGTTCCTGCTCTGGCTGTTGTCGGAACTGTTCGAGGAACTGCCTGAAGTTGGCGATATGGCTCAGCCCAAACTGGTATTTTTCTTTGATGAGGCGCATCTCTTGTTTCGCGATGCGCCGAAAGTTCTTGTCGAGCGGGTGGAGCAGGTGGTGCGGCTGATCCGATCCAAGGGCGTCGGGGTCTATTTCGTCACGCAAAATCCGCTGGATGTGCCCGAAACCATTCTGGCGCAATTGGGCAACCGGGTGCAGCACGCACTGCGCGCCTATACGCCCCGCGAACAGAAGGCGGTGAAGACTGCCGCTGAAACCTTCCGGCCCAATCCGGCCTTTTCCTGCGAAGAGGCGATTACGGCACTTGGCACCGGTGAGGCCCTGGTCTCGACCCTTCAGGGCAAGGGTGTGCCCTCCATGGTCGAACGCACCCTGATCCGCCCGCCCTCCGCCCGCATTGGCCCGCTGACCGACAACGAGCGGACGGCAATCATCGGCGCCAGCCCGATGGCGAACCTCTACGATCGAACCATCGACCGGCACTCGGCCTTCGAAATCCTCGCGGAACGGGCCGAAAAAGCCACTGGGCGCAGCGGGGCCGACGGTAGGACCGATGACGGTGCCGAAGGCACCAGCGCCGCCAGTCGCTGGAAATTGCCGGGCTTTGGCGATGAAGCACCAGAGCAAAAAACCACCACCACCCGCCAAGCGCCTGACCGCACTGCACCCCCCGGCCGCCAACGCCAAACGGTGATCGAAGCCGCAATGAAAAGCGCCGCCCGCTCCCTGGCCAGCCAGGTCGCCAACCAGCTCGGCCGGGCGCTGGTCCGGGGGATTCTTGGGAGTTTGAAACGGTAG
- a CDS encoding cation:proton antiporter, with product MYISNFESIIYCSLILILSFFSFILFNKKLFNTKIPKIILYIIFGIFLGPYSLNIEGWFELHRVGGRIGEVYALSNVALGFLIVTSFSNIRSAEKQVDLKSLASYMTGTFAALLLALSTSHIVLRIAPGLTFPSQTVGEERATILVLALAVIVTSVPFLTKIFIDLKMIGTTFSSTVLVSACLLDILIWAVFPISDVLRTQSQFDLLPVLTSLVMTLTAAGALFLVTFSLVKLYDRWAQQHESGQIGIAFIIAVSLAAALTSASLGAGLLLGMLIAGLCLGRAKSIAERSMPFLAKLAQWVFIPAYFILVGRGLVFDNAISIYDIAVFLLWSSALKIASVTIAHVLMSKNARQSFLNGVVFNTRGGPGLVLATVAYSMNLINVNAFSAFVVASILTAPVTELVLRYRTDHAKTSTVGDAALEGTL from the coding sequence ATGTATATTTCGAACTTTGAATCAATTATATATTGTTCTTTGATTTTGATTCTGTCATTTTTTTCGTTTATATTATTCAATAAAAAATTATTTAATACAAAAATACCAAAAATTATATTATATATTATATTCGGTATTTTTCTTGGGCCGTATTCCCTCAATATTGAAGGTTGGTTTGAGCTTCATCGGGTGGGTGGGCGGATTGGTGAGGTTTATGCCCTCAGTAACGTCGCTCTCGGTTTTTTGATTGTTACGTCCTTCTCGAATATCCGGAGTGCGGAAAAGCAAGTCGATCTAAAATCGTTGGCCTCTTACATGACGGGTACGTTCGCGGCCCTTCTTCTGGCACTCTCGACGTCCCACATTGTTTTGCGCATTGCGCCGGGATTGACGTTTCCGTCTCAAACGGTCGGTGAGGAAAGAGCAACGATCCTTGTGCTTGCTCTGGCGGTCATCGTTACGTCTGTACCCTTTTTGACGAAAATCTTCATCGATCTCAAAATGATCGGGACCACCTTTTCATCGACGGTTCTCGTGTCGGCCTGTTTGCTGGATATTCTGATTTGGGCGGTGTTTCCCATCTCCGACGTGCTGCGAACGCAATCACAATTCGACCTTCTGCCGGTTTTGACAAGCTTGGTCATGACGTTGACTGCGGCTGGCGCCCTGTTTCTGGTAACCTTCTCCCTAGTCAAACTCTATGACAGATGGGCGCAACAGCATGAGAGCGGGCAAATCGGCATTGCTTTCATCATCGCTGTCTCCCTGGCCGCCGCTCTGACGTCTGCCTCCTTGGGTGCAGGTCTCTTGCTGGGGATGCTGATTGCAGGATTGTGTCTGGGGAGAGCAAAGTCTATCGCCGAGCGCAGTATGCCGTTCCTCGCCAAGCTGGCGCAATGGGTTTTCATTCCAGCGTATTTCATCCTTGTTGGGCGAGGCCTGGTTTTTGATAATGCCATATCGATCTACGATATTGCCGTCTTCCTGCTCTGGTCATCCGCACTGAAGATAGCATCGGTGACCATCGCCCACGTCCTGATGTCGAAAAATGCCCGGCAGTCCTTCCTCAATGGGGTCGTGTTCAACACGCGGGGCGGTCCGGGTCTCGTGCTCGCCACCGTCGCCTATTCGATGAACCTCATCAATGTAAACGCCTTCTCGGCATTCGTTGTCGCGTCTATCCTCACGGCCCCTGTGACAGAGCTTGTTCTCCGCTACCGGACTGACCACGCAAAGACCTCCACCGTTGGCGATGCCGCGCTGGAAGGAACCCTTTGA
- the pyk gene encoding pyruvate kinase yields the protein MASIGIIATIGPVSANFTTLQALREAGMTVARLNGSHGNLDWHRQTIRLIREAVPGVPVLLDIPGRKIRTIQLAHEPSFKEGETLILTTDISHDGTEKVPVNFDGLHEQLAPGIRLYADDGTLSFQVERIDGRDIHVRAGGDGTLRSRKGINVPDVSLGRELVTSNDRTMVDFARDNRVDYLGISFVESAEHVDAIRGLIGGRAPRIVAKVENQGGLDNLEAIVGAADVIMIDRGDLSVETNVDSVSVFQKRIITTANAHGKPVIVATELLHSMIDNPYPTKAEIGDITNAVIDGASLLMLSGETAVGRYPVEAVGRLKNIAAISQTYLSTSAPQSGPKHEIARAVKALISTLPVDKIVVVSRSGYAVGLVASASVQQQVIAVHDDPWVARTLNLVPGVSGIHLSKVDWQVPSSALHDLKEVNDGTLLRPEDVVLIVGANQGDDRDYFNSFQTLRVGGANQPALQPN from the coding sequence ATGGCGTCTATAGGTATTATCGCAACCATTGGTCCGGTTTCGGCCAATTTCACCACTCTGCAAGCGCTGAGAGAGGCCGGAATGACCGTGGCACGGTTGAATGGCTCTCATGGCAATCTCGATTGGCACAGGCAAACCATTCGCCTGATCCGTGAAGCCGTTCCCGGTGTTCCGGTCTTGCTCGACATTCCGGGGCGCAAGATCAGAACGATCCAGCTCGCCCACGAGCCAAGCTTCAAGGAAGGCGAAACCTTGATCCTGACGACAGATATCAGCCATGACGGCACTGAAAAAGTACCGGTGAATTTCGATGGCCTGCATGAGCAATTGGCTCCCGGCATACGGCTCTATGCTGACGACGGAACATTGTCCTTCCAGGTTGAGAGAATTGACGGGAGAGACATTCATGTGCGTGCCGGTGGCGATGGTACATTGCGGAGCCGGAAGGGCATTAACGTGCCTGACGTCTCTCTCGGACGGGAACTGGTTACATCGAACGACCGCACGATGGTCGATTTCGCCAGAGACAATAGGGTCGATTATCTCGGTATCAGCTTTGTCGAAAGCGCCGAACATGTCGATGCCATCCGTGGGCTGATCGGCGGTCGGGCGCCTCGCATCGTTGCAAAGGTCGAGAATCAGGGTGGTCTTGATAACTTGGAGGCCATTGTCGGCGCTGCTGACGTTATCATGATCGACCGTGGCGACCTTTCCGTCGAAACCAATGTCGATAGCGTTTCCGTGTTTCAGAAGCGGATTATCACAACCGCGAATGCGCATGGCAAGCCTGTGATTGTCGCGACGGAATTGCTGCATTCGATGATTGATAACCCCTATCCGACAAAGGCGGAAATCGGAGATATCACCAACGCCGTCATCGATGGTGCCAGCCTGTTGATGCTATCAGGCGAAACGGCAGTCGGGCGCTATCCGGTCGAGGCCGTCGGGCGGTTGAAGAATATCGCTGCCATTTCCCAAACCTATCTCTCCACATCCGCACCGCAGAGTGGTCCGAAACACGAGATCGCACGCGCTGTGAAGGCCCTCATCTCCACCCTGCCGGTGGACAAGATCGTTGTCGTCTCGCGCAGCGGCTACGCTGTGGGGCTGGTCGCGTCGGCGTCCGTTCAGCAGCAGGTCATTGCCGTCCATGACGACCCTTGGGTGGCAAGGACGCTGAACCTGGTGCCTGGCGTCTCCGGCATTCATCTTTCCAAGGTTGACTGGCAGGTGCCGTCTTCTGCGCTGCACGATTTGAAAGAGGTCAATGACGGCACATTGCTGCGTCCCGAAGACGTCGTGCTGATCGTCGGGGCAAACCAGGGCGATGACCGCGACTATTTCAACAGTTTCCAAACCCTGCGTGTCGGCGGAGCAAACCAGCCCGCCTTGCAGCCGAATTGA